In Burkholderia sp. WP9, a genomic segment contains:
- a CDS encoding TIGR00730 family Rossman fold protein: MKSVCVYCGSSNGAKPLYAEAARAFGRALVQADLALVYGGGKVGLMGVIADTVMAEGGRAIGVIPELLVSKEVGHNGLTELHVVPDMHHRKKMMADLSDAFVAMPGGAGTLEELFEVYTWAQLGYHQKAVAVLNIDGFYDPLINLLQHTVEEGFMRQTYFDILQIDADPAALIGKLQRYQPPANDKWAIKRDAV; this comes from the coding sequence ATGAAGTCGGTGTGTGTGTATTGCGGCTCCTCCAACGGGGCTAAACCGTTGTATGCCGAAGCGGCGCGCGCCTTTGGCCGCGCGCTGGTGCAAGCCGATCTGGCGCTCGTCTACGGCGGCGGCAAGGTCGGTCTGATGGGCGTGATCGCCGACACCGTGATGGCCGAAGGCGGCCGCGCGATCGGCGTGATTCCCGAACTGCTGGTCAGCAAGGAAGTCGGTCACAACGGCCTGACCGAACTGCATGTCGTGCCCGACATGCATCATCGCAAGAAGATGATGGCCGACCTGTCCGACGCGTTCGTCGCGATGCCGGGCGGCGCGGGTACGCTCGAAGAACTGTTCGAGGTCTACACGTGGGCGCAACTCGGCTACCACCAGAAAGCGGTGGCCGTGCTGAACATCGACGGCTTCTATGACCCGCTGATCAATCTGCTGCAGCATACCGTCGAAGAAGGCTTCATGCGCCAGACCTATTTCGACATCCTGCAGATCGACGCCGATCCCGCCGCGTTGATCGGCAAGCTGCAACGCTATCAGCCGCCCGCCAACGACAAATGGGCGATCAAGCGCGACGCGGTCTGA
- a CDS encoding DUF924 family protein, whose translation MAEEVGQTSRTTSADYAVLPPQAREVLDCWFGAPGTPEFGKQHKRWFSRDAAFDTMLRERFGTLIDAARESTLDHWADTPLGALALVIVLDQFSRNCHRGTSRAFAADHKALQTAQQMIASGADRLLPSAHHRAFAYLPFEHDETLAGQRESLRLFKLLKAEPGGASYYRSAVRHAEIIERFGRFPHRNALLGRPSTVEESAFLREPGSSF comes from the coding sequence ATGGCTGAGGAGGTTGGGCAGACTTCGCGCACGACTTCGGCGGACTATGCCGTTCTGCCTCCGCAGGCACGCGAAGTTCTCGACTGCTGGTTCGGCGCGCCGGGCACACCCGAGTTCGGCAAGCAGCACAAACGCTGGTTTTCACGCGACGCGGCGTTCGACACGATGCTGCGCGAACGCTTCGGAACCCTGATCGATGCGGCACGCGAATCCACGCTCGACCACTGGGCCGACACACCGCTCGGCGCGTTGGCGCTCGTCATCGTGCTCGACCAGTTTTCCCGCAATTGTCATCGTGGCACATCGCGCGCGTTCGCGGCCGACCACAAGGCATTGCAAACCGCGCAGCAGATGATCGCAAGCGGCGCCGATCGCTTGTTGCCGAGCGCGCATCATCGCGCGTTCGCCTATTTGCCTTTCGAACACGACGAGACGCTCGCCGGTCAGCGCGAATCTTTGCGACTGTTCAAACTGCTGAAAGCTGAACCGGGCGGCGCGTCGTATTATCGGTCCGCGGTGCGGCACGCGGAAATCATCGAACGGTTCGGGCGCTTTCCGCATCGCAATGCGCTGCTGGGGCGTCCTTCGACGGTTGAAGAAAGCGCGTTCCTGCGCGAACCGGGTTCATCGTTCTAG
- the kdpE gene encoding two-component system response regulator KdpE produces the protein MSDPSITVVLIEDEKQIRRFVRTALEGEGIVVHDAETGKQGLVEAATRKPDLVIVDLGLPDTDGLDVIRELRGWSELPVIVLSARTQESEKVAALDAGADDYLTKPFGVSELLARIRAHMRRRNQGGANESPQVRFGAVTVDLALRQVSRDGAAVHLTPIEYRLLATLVRHAGRVLTHRQLLRDVWGPSHVESHHYLRIYMAHLRGKLERDPAQPEHIITETGVGYRLVGAA, from the coding sequence ATGAGTGACCCGAGCATCACCGTCGTCCTGATCGAAGACGAAAAGCAGATTCGCCGCTTTGTGCGAACGGCGCTGGAAGGCGAGGGCATCGTCGTGCACGACGCCGAAACCGGCAAGCAGGGTCTCGTCGAAGCCGCCACGCGCAAGCCCGATCTGGTGATCGTCGATCTTGGCCTGCCCGACACCGATGGCCTCGACGTGATCCGCGAACTGCGCGGCTGGAGCGAATTGCCGGTGATCGTGCTGTCGGCGCGCACGCAGGAAAGCGAGAAAGTCGCCGCGCTCGATGCCGGCGCGGACGACTACCTCACCAAGCCGTTCGGCGTGTCCGAGTTGCTCGCGCGAATCCGCGCGCATATGCGGCGGCGCAATCAGGGTGGTGCGAACGAGTCGCCGCAAGTGCGCTTCGGCGCCGTGACCGTCGACCTGGCCTTGCGGCAGGTGAGCCGCGACGGCGCGGCCGTCCATCTGACGCCGATCGAATACCGGCTGCTCGCCACGCTGGTGCGCCACGCCGGCCGCGTGCTCACGCACCGCCAGTTGCTGCGCGACGTGTGGGGGCCGTCGCATGTCGAGAGCCATCACTATCTGCGCATCTATATGGCGCATCTGCGCGGCAAGCTCGAGCGCGATCCGGCGCAGCCGGAACATATCATTACGGAAACCGGGGTGGGATACCGGCTGGTGGGGGCGGCTTGA
- a CDS encoding UDP-2,3-diacylglucosamine diphosphatase codes for MDPKTSATSLFRQTGPSVDPVAFLPEPNHSHGRPLPVAPLPLDANAGQHDDDHAAPHRYRTIWLSDIHLGSSGCQAPYLLDFLRHNESEYLYLVGDIIDGWQLKKGWYWPQAHNDVVQKVLRKARKGTQVIYVPGNHDEAARQFCDLAFGDIHVRGEAFHTTLAGKRLWIVHGDLFDGVIQHAKWLAYLGDTLYTMILILNRWFNRIRSRLGFPYWSLSQYLKHQVKNAVNFISSFERVMTDEARRRGCDGVVCGHIHKAEIRDIDGVLYCNDGDWVESLSALVETYEGELKVIYWTVVRSPEMGVQKARATA; via the coding sequence ATGGACCCCAAAACGTCCGCGACTTCCCTGTTCCGCCAGACCGGCCCGAGCGTCGACCCCGTCGCGTTCCTCCCGGAACCCAACCATAGCCACGGACGGCCGTTGCCCGTGGCGCCATTGCCACTCGATGCCAACGCCGGCCAGCACGACGACGACCACGCCGCGCCGCACCGCTACCGCACCATCTGGCTCTCCGACATCCATCTCGGTTCGAGCGGCTGCCAGGCGCCCTATCTGCTCGATTTCCTGCGCCATAACGAATCGGAGTATCTGTACCTCGTGGGCGACATCATCGACGGCTGGCAGTTGAAGAAAGGCTGGTACTGGCCGCAGGCGCACAACGACGTCGTGCAGAAGGTGCTGCGCAAGGCGCGCAAAGGCACCCAGGTGATCTACGTGCCCGGCAATCACGACGAAGCCGCGCGCCAGTTCTGCGACCTCGCGTTCGGCGACATCCACGTGCGCGGCGAGGCGTTTCACACCACGCTCGCCGGCAAGCGTCTGTGGATCGTGCACGGCGATCTGTTCGACGGCGTGATCCAGCACGCCAAGTGGCTCGCCTATCTCGGCGACACGCTCTACACCATGATCCTGATCCTGAACCGCTGGTTCAACCGGATCCGCAGCCGGCTCGGTTTTCCGTACTGGTCGCTATCGCAGTACCTGAAGCATCAGGTGAAGAACGCGGTGAATTTCATCTCGTCGTTCGAACGCGTGATGACCGACGAAGCGCGCCGCCGCGGCTGCGACGGCGTGGTCTGCGGGCACATCCACAAAGCCGAGATACGCGATATCGACGGCGTCCTGTATTGCAACGACGGCGACTGGGTCGAAAGTTTGTCCGCACTCGTCGAGACGTATGAAGGCGAACTCAAGGTGATCTACTGGACCGTGGTGCGCTCCCCGGAAATGGGCGTGCAAAAGGCCCGGGCGACCGCGTAG
- a CDS encoding TetR/AcrR family transcriptional regulator codes for MEAKPPRRTRERILELSLKLFNEIGEPNVTTTTIAEEMEISPGNLYYHFRNKDDIINSIFSQFEQEIEKRLRFPDDHRATIDEMWSYLQYMVDFTWRYRFLYRDLNDLLARNRTLETHFKQIISHKVRFASQFCEQLVADGEMVATPEELHVIATNVGVIGTYWLSYQFVMNPRKYNEQEAIRAELHQVSVQIVSLMAPYLRGRSRQIFDDLVSGKLPKREFYDYLPPKEGAAPRNEPKDA; via the coding sequence ATGGAAGCCAAACCTCCCCGCCGCACGCGCGAACGGATTCTCGAACTCTCGTTGAAGCTGTTCAACGAAATCGGCGAGCCGAACGTCACGACGACGACGATCGCCGAGGAAATGGAAATCAGTCCAGGCAACCTGTACTACCACTTCCGCAACAAAGACGACATCATCAACAGCATCTTCAGCCAGTTCGAGCAGGAGATCGAAAAGCGTCTGCGTTTTCCCGACGACCATCGCGCGACCATCGACGAAATGTGGTCGTATCTGCAGTACATGGTCGATTTCACCTGGCGCTATCGCTTCCTGTATCGTGATCTGAACGATCTGCTGGCGCGCAATCGCACGCTCGAAACGCACTTCAAGCAGATCATCAGCCACAAGGTGCGTTTTGCGAGCCAGTTCTGCGAGCAGCTCGTTGCCGACGGCGAAATGGTCGCCACGCCTGAAGAACTGCACGTGATCGCCACCAACGTCGGCGTGATCGGCACGTATTGGCTCTCGTATCAGTTCGTGATGAACCCGCGCAAATACAACGAGCAGGAGGCGATTCGCGCGGAGCTGCATCAGGTGAGCGTGCAGATCGTCTCGTTGATGGCGCCTTATCTGCGCGGCCGCTCGCGGCAGATTTTCGACGACCTCGTGTCGGGCAAACTGCCCAAGCGCGAGTTTTACGACTACCTGCCGCCCAAGGAAGGCGCCGCGCCCCGCAACGAACCGAAGGACGCTTGA
- a CDS encoding SDR family oxidoreductase: protein MTKAVLITGGSRGIGRATARLLGARGWSVGVNYAQNLAAAQDTAADVERAGGRALTIAGDVANEADVLAMFDTLEQKLGRLDALINNAGIVAPSSQLADMDLARLKRMFDVNVLGAYLCAREAARRMSTTRGGAGGVIVNVSSAASRLGSPNEYVDYAGSKGAVDTMTLGLAKELGPQGVRVNAVRPGLIDTEIHASGGKPERAAQLGATTPLGRPGTAGEVAEAIVWLLSDAASYVTGALLDVAGGR from the coding sequence ATGACGAAAGCCGTTCTGATCACCGGTGGCAGCCGCGGCATTGGCCGCGCAACCGCGCGTTTGCTGGGTGCGCGCGGCTGGTCCGTCGGCGTGAATTACGCGCAGAATCTCGCGGCAGCGCAAGACACCGCCGCCGATGTGGAACGGGCCGGCGGCCGCGCGTTGACGATCGCCGGCGACGTCGCGAACGAAGCCGACGTGCTGGCCATGTTCGACACGCTTGAACAGAAGCTCGGGCGGCTCGATGCGCTCATCAACAACGCGGGCATCGTCGCGCCGTCCAGCCAACTCGCCGACATGGACCTCGCGCGCCTGAAGCGCATGTTCGACGTCAACGTGCTCGGCGCGTATCTCTGCGCACGCGAAGCCGCGCGGCGCATGTCCACCACGCGTGGCGGCGCGGGCGGCGTGATCGTAAACGTTTCGTCGGCGGCGTCGCGGCTCGGCTCACCGAACGAATATGTCGACTATGCCGGCTCGAAAGGCGCCGTCGACACCATGACGCTCGGCCTCGCCAAGGAACTCGGCCCGCAAGGCGTGCGTGTGAACGCGGTGCGTCCCGGCCTGATCGACACCGAGATCCACGCGAGCGGCGGCAAGCCCGAGCGCGCCGCGCAACTCGGCGCGACCACGCCGTTGGGCCGCCCCGGCACGGCCGGTGAAGTGGCCGAGGCCATCGTCTGGTTGCTGAGCGACGCCGCCTCGTATGTGACGGGCGCACTGCTCGACGTGGCCGGCGGCCGCTAG
- a CDS encoding FtsX-like permease family protein, producing MSDTVRGSAARMATPPTRQFGGRDLLRQSVRMTSRDWRAGELTMLLLALVLAVAALSSVGFLADRLHQGLERDARRMIAADFIVRADHPVDPQFAGQAKALGLNTASTAIFPSMINSTGAQPVSRLAAIKAVSPGYPLRGALRIASAPGAADYPARSIPPPGVVWVDQALLDALKVHVGDTVKVGNRNFTIGAVITRELDRGFSFVNFSPRLMLRADDVPSTGLIAYGSRVTYRLLVAGPDEAVARFAQFAHDRVDGGKMRGVALESLQDGQPQVRQTLDRASHFLTLVSLLTALLAAVAIAMAAHRYMRRHLDGCAVLRCLGVSQATLRALFTLEFVGLGLIGGALGVALGYLGHLALLTWLGSLIDVALPYPTAWPALEGIAAGLVLLLGFALPPLLPLTRVPPVRVLRREWGEAGRTAWAAYALGIVLFAALLIVAAGELKLGGIVAGGFAGGLLVFACIARLALWGAARVVRSERVNAGIGWRYALASLERRSSASALQITALGIGLMCLLLIAMTRNDLVAGWRKSTPPDAPNEFIIDIQPDQRDAVTHYLSTHGVPGTVLSPMVRGRLTAINGKPVNPDAFKGDDAKRLVDREFNLSYTTELPDDNRLSAGTWYGDTTTPQISIEQGLAKLINVKPGDMLRFDVTGLQIDAPVTSVRKLDWGSFKVNFFVLMPPAALQDFPATFITSFHLPQEKQSTIDGLISTYPNLTAIDTGPILAQVQRVLQQVIGAVQFLFAFTLAAGVLVLYAALAGTRDERMRESALLRALGASHRQVRSVQVAEFVAVGALAGLMAAVGAQAIGYVLATRVFEFYLSFDPWLLPAGIAAGIACAGVGGWLSLRHVLARPALQSLRDA from the coding sequence TTGAGCGATACGGTACGGGGTTCCGCGGCGCGCATGGCGACACCGCCGACGCGGCAGTTCGGCGGTAGGGATCTGTTGCGCCAGTCCGTTCGTATGACGTCGCGCGACTGGCGCGCGGGCGAATTGACGATGCTGCTGCTGGCGCTGGTGCTGGCCGTGGCGGCTTTGTCGAGTGTCGGCTTTCTGGCTGACCGTTTGCACCAGGGGCTCGAGCGCGACGCGCGGCGCATGATCGCCGCCGACTTCATCGTGCGGGCCGATCATCCGGTCGATCCGCAATTCGCCGGGCAAGCCAAAGCGCTCGGTTTGAACACCGCCAGCACGGCGATCTTTCCCAGCATGATCAACTCGACCGGCGCGCAGCCGGTCTCGCGGCTCGCCGCCATCAAGGCGGTGTCGCCCGGTTATCCGCTGCGCGGCGCGCTGCGCATTGCCTCGGCGCCGGGCGCGGCGGACTATCCGGCGCGATCGATTCCGCCGCCGGGCGTCGTGTGGGTCGATCAGGCGTTACTCGACGCGCTGAAGGTGCATGTCGGCGATACGGTGAAAGTCGGCAATCGCAATTTCACGATCGGCGCGGTCATCACGCGCGAACTCGACCGCGGTTTCTCGTTCGTCAATTTCTCGCCGCGCCTGATGCTGCGCGCCGACGACGTGCCGTCGACCGGCCTCATCGCTTACGGCAGCCGCGTGACGTACCGCTTGCTGGTCGCGGGGCCCGACGAAGCGGTGGCGCGTTTCGCGCAATTCGCGCACGACCGCGTGGACGGCGGCAAGATGCGCGGCGTCGCGCTCGAATCGTTGCAGGACGGGCAACCGCAAGTGCGCCAGACGCTCGACCGCGCGAGTCACTTCCTCACGCTCGTCTCGCTGCTCACCGCGTTGCTGGCGGCCGTGGCGATTGCGATGGCCGCGCATCGATACATGCGCCGGCATCTGGACGGCTGCGCGGTGCTGCGTTGCCTCGGCGTCAGTCAGGCGACACTGCGCGCGCTCTTCACGCTCGAATTCGTGGGGCTCGGGTTGATCGGCGGCGCGCTGGGTGTGGCGCTCGGTTATCTGGGGCACCTCGCGCTGCTCACGTGGCTCGGCAGTCTGATCGATGTCGCGCTGCCGTATCCGACCGCATGGCCGGCGCTCGAAGGCATCGCGGCCGGTCTCGTGCTGTTGCTGGGCTTCGCGTTACCGCCGCTGTTGCCGCTCACAAGAGTGCCGCCGGTGCGCGTGCTGCGCCGTGAATGGGGCGAGGCGGGCCGCACCGCATGGGCGGCTTACGCGCTCGGCATCGTGCTGTTCGCGGCGCTGCTGATCGTCGCGGCCGGCGAGTTAAAGCTCGGCGGGATCGTGGCGGGCGGCTTCGCGGGCGGGCTGCTGGTGTTCGCGTGCATCGCGCGGCTCGCGTTGTGGGGCGCGGCGCGCGTGGTGCGCAGCGAGCGCGTGAATGCGGGAATCGGCTGGCGCTACGCACTGGCATCGCTCGAACGGCGCAGCAGCGCGAGCGCATTGCAGATCACCGCGCTCGGCATCGGGCTGATGTGTCTGTTGCTGATTGCGATGACGCGTAACGACCTCGTGGCCGGCTGGCGCAAATCGACGCCGCCCGATGCACCGAACGAGTTCATCATCGATATCCAGCCTGATCAGCGCGACGCCGTCACACACTATCTGAGCACGCACGGCGTGCCGGGCACGGTGCTTTCGCCGATGGTGCGCGGCCGGCTGACGGCGATCAACGGCAAGCCGGTCAATCCGGATGCGTTCAAGGGTGACGACGCCAAACGTCTCGTGGATCGCGAGTTCAATCTGTCGTACACCACCGAGTTGCCCGACGACAATCGACTCTCCGCCGGCACGTGGTATGGCGACACAACCACGCCGCAGATTTCGATCGAGCAGGGCCTCGCCAAGCTGATCAACGTGAAGCCCGGCGACATGCTGCGTTTCGACGTGACCGGCTTGCAGATCGACGCGCCCGTCACGAGTGTGCGTAAGCTCGACTGGGGTTCGTTCAAGGTCAACTTCTTCGTGCTGATGCCGCCCGCCGCATTGCAGGATTTTCCGGCGACGTTCATCACGAGCTTCCATCTGCCGCAGGAGAAGCAGTCGACCATCGACGGCCTGATCTCCACTTATCCGAACCTCACGGCGATCGATACCGGTCCGATTCTCGCGCAGGTGCAGCGCGTGTTGCAGCAGGTGATCGGCGCGGTGCAGTTCCTGTTCGCGTTCACGCTTGCCGCGGGTGTACTCGTGCTGTACGCGGCGCTCGCCGGCACGCGTGATGAGCGCATGCGAGAATCCGCGCTGCTGCGCGCATTAGGTGCGTCGCATCGTCAGGTGCGCTCGGTGCAGGTCGCCGAGTTTGTGGCGGTGGGCGCGCTGGCGGGTCTGATGGCGGCGGTGGGCGCGCAGGCTATCGGCTACGTGCTGGCAACGCGCGTGTTCGAGTTTTATCTGAGCTTCGATCCCTGGCTCTTGCCGGCGGGCATTGCCGCCGGCATCGCGTGCGCCGGCGTGGGCGGCTGGCTGAGCTTGCGGCATGTGCTGGCGCGGCCCGCGTTGCAATCGCTGCGGGATGCGTGA
- a CDS encoding diacylglycerol kinase, which translates to MRTRTSPVARASNGALRAVDTDSTASIEPFDDVSEPGTPNHADHAHGLDGMNGTRVANNMRHAPPRDAQDETQHDAQHEPLSPDDPLAPLPFNPYKGNRGVTRAWHAMKNSLAGFRVAIREESAFRQELTLAAILIPCGVLVPVDPVSRVLLLGSVLLVLIVELLNSSVEAAIDRISLERHELSRRAKDLGSAAVMVALGMCLMTWLLIVGPLVVQWLKAWL; encoded by the coding sequence ATGCGAACCAGAACCTCTCCTGTGGCCCGCGCGTCGAACGGCGCGCTGCGCGCCGTCGATACCGACAGCACCGCCAGCATCGAACCGTTCGACGACGTGAGCGAACCAGGCACGCCGAATCATGCAGATCACGCGCATGGTTTGGACGGCATGAATGGCACGCGCGTGGCGAACAACATGCGACACGCCCCGCCACGCGACGCACAAGACGAAACGCAGCACGACGCGCAGCACGAACCGCTCAGCCCCGACGATCCGCTCGCGCCGCTGCCCTTCAATCCGTACAAGGGCAATCGCGGCGTCACGCGCGCCTGGCACGCGATGAAAAATTCGCTCGCCGGATTTCGCGTCGCGATCCGCGAGGAAAGCGCGTTTCGCCAGGAACTCACGCTCGCCGCGATCCTGATTCCGTGCGGCGTGCTGGTGCCGGTCGATCCGGTATCGCGCGTGTTGCTGCTCGGCTCCGTGCTGCTGGTGCTGATCGTCGAGTTGCTGAATTCGAGCGTCGAAGCGGCTATCGACCGCATTTCGCTCGAACGCCACGAACTCTCGCGACGCGCGAAGGATCTCGGCAGCGCGGCCGTGATGGTCGCGCTCGGCATGTGCCTGATGACGTGGCTTTTGATCGTCGGGCCGCTCGTGGTGCAGTGGCTCAAGGCATGGCTGTGA
- the sugE gene encoding quaternary ammonium compound efflux SMR transporter SugE has protein sequence MSWILLLIAGLLEVAWAAGLKTSDGFTRLWPSVFTVVTALGSFILLAMAMRQLPLGTAYAVWTGIGAVGAFIFGIVMMGEALTVARVASASLIVIGLIGLKLSSGH, from the coding sequence ATGTCCTGGATTCTTCTGTTGATCGCCGGTTTGCTCGAAGTCGCCTGGGCGGCCGGTCTTAAAACCTCCGACGGTTTCACTCGTCTCTGGCCTTCGGTGTTCACGGTCGTGACCGCGCTCGGCAGCTTCATACTGCTCGCCATGGCCATGCGCCAGTTGCCGCTCGGCACGGCCTACGCGGTGTGGACCGGCATCGGCGCAGTCGGCGCGTTCATCTTCGGGATCGTGATGATGGGCGAGGCGTTGACCGTCGCCCGGGTTGCCAGCGCTTCGCTCATCGTGATCGGACTGATCGGGTTGAAGCTCTCTTCCGGGCATTGA
- a CDS encoding group II truncated hemoglobin produces MSDLNDEVSTAQPTAFELVGGEARVRELVDRFYDLMDLEADFAGIRALHPQSLDGSRDKFFWFLCGWLGGPDHYISRFGHPRLRARHLPFAIASGERDQWLRCMAWAMEDIGLAEPLRERLLGSFFETADWMRNRNG; encoded by the coding sequence ATGAGTGATTTGAACGACGAAGTGTCCACGGCGCAGCCCACGGCCTTCGAACTGGTGGGCGGCGAGGCGCGCGTGCGCGAACTGGTGGACCGCTTTTACGATCTGATGGATCTTGAAGCAGACTTCGCCGGAATCCGGGCGTTGCATCCGCAATCGCTCGACGGTTCGCGCGACAAGTTCTTCTGGTTTTTATGCGGATGGTTGGGCGGTCCTGATCATTACATCAGCCGCTTCGGTCATCCGCGTCTGCGCGCGCGGCATCTGCCGTTCGCGATCGCATCCGGCGAGCGCGATCAGTGGCTCAGATGCATGGCGTGGGCGATGGAAGATATCGGGCTCGCGGAGCCGCTGAGAGAGCGCTTGCTCGGCTCGTTCTTCGAAACGGCCGACTGGATGCGCAATCGCAATGGCTGA
- a CDS encoding glycosyltransferase family 1 protein, producing MKIMIVTDAWEPQVNGVVRTLKNTTRELSALGHRVDLLTPLEFKTIPCPTYPEIRLSLLPRRKLRQRIDAFAPDALHIATEGPLGMAARAYAIQHKLPFTTAYHTRFPEYVQARFGIPLAATYKFLHWFHKPSLSVMAPTPVVKSDLEKFGFTNVVLWTRGVDLDIFHQMDSKVLNTARPIFLYVGRVAVEKNVEAFLKLDLPGSKWVAGEGPALAELKSRYPQANYLGVLTQAELAKVYAAADVFVFPSRTDTFGLVLLEALACGTPVAAYPVTGPIDVLGDGGAGAMHEDLREACLEALKIDRNHARAWAERFSWAAASEQFAAHLKPLPRATYREESAAA from the coding sequence ATGAAGATCATGATCGTCACCGACGCATGGGAACCGCAGGTCAATGGCGTCGTACGCACGCTGAAAAACACCACGCGCGAACTCAGCGCACTCGGCCACCGCGTCGATCTGCTGACGCCGCTCGAGTTCAAGACGATCCCTTGCCCGACCTATCCGGAGATCCGTCTGTCGCTGCTGCCGCGCCGCAAGCTGCGCCAGCGTATCGACGCATTCGCGCCCGACGCCTTGCATATCGCCACGGAAGGTCCGCTCGGCATGGCCGCGCGCGCCTATGCGATTCAGCACAAGCTGCCGTTCACGACCGCTTATCACACGCGTTTTCCGGAGTATGTGCAGGCGCGCTTCGGCATTCCGCTCGCCGCGACCTACAAGTTCCTGCACTGGTTTCACAAGCCGTCGCTGTCCGTGATGGCGCCCACGCCGGTCGTCAAGAGCGACCTGGAGAAATTCGGCTTCACCAACGTCGTGCTGTGGACGCGCGGCGTCGACCTGGACATCTTTCACCAGATGGACTCGAAGGTGCTCAATACCGCCCGGCCGATCTTTCTGTATGTGGGACGTGTGGCGGTCGAGAAAAACGTCGAGGCGTTTCTTAAGCTCGATCTGCCCGGCTCGAAGTGGGTGGCCGGTGAAGGCCCGGCGCTCGCCGAACTGAAGTCGCGCTATCCGCAAGCGAATTATCTGGGCGTGCTCACGCAGGCCGAACTGGCGAAGGTCTATGCGGCCGCTGACGTGTTCGTGTTCCCGAGCCGTACCGACACGTTCGGGCTCGTGCTGCTCGAAGCGCTCGCCTGCGGCACGCCCGTCGCGGCATATCCGGTCACCGGTCCGATCGACGTGCTCGGCGACGGCGGCGCCGGCGCGATGCACGAGGACCTGCGCGAAGCTTGCCTGGAAGCCCTGAAGATCGATCGCAACCATGCGCGCGCGTGGGCCGAACGCTTCTCGTGGGCGGCGGCCTCCGAGCAGTTCGCCGCGCATCTGAAGCCACTTCCGCGCGCAACGTACCGCGAGGAAAGCGCCGCCGCATGA
- a CDS encoding DUF4126 domain-containing protein — protein sequence MLESLSLAAGLSWGSGLRLYLTVLLAGVFARLGLVHLPDTLSALSSPWVIGVAGVLTVTEFLADKIPAFDSLWDAVHTFIRIPAGAVLAAGALGHADPALLTVAALAGGTLAGTAHLAKAGTRALINLSPEPVSNVVTSTAEDGLVFGGMLLALFVPLLFLVLMVGFLMLAGWALPRLWRGVQGGFRGMATHMVSRFARSRHD from the coding sequence ATGCTTGAATCACTTTCGCTCGCTGCGGGCCTCTCGTGGGGCAGCGGTCTGCGCCTCTATCTGACGGTCCTGCTGGCCGGCGTGTTCGCCCGTCTGGGCCTCGTTCATCTTCCCGATACGCTGTCCGCATTGTCCTCGCCTTGGGTGATCGGCGTGGCGGGCGTGCTGACTGTCACCGAATTTCTCGCCGACAAGATTCCCGCGTTCGATTCGCTGTGGGACGCGGTTCATACCTTTATCCGCATTCCGGCGGGCGCCGTGCTGGCCGCCGGTGCGCTCGGCCATGCCGATCCGGCGCTGTTGACCGTGGCCGCGCTCGCGGGCGGGACGCTGGCGGGCACGGCGCACCTCGCCAAAGCGGGGACGCGCGCGCTGATCAACCTGTCGCCGGAACCGGTGTCGAATGTCGTGACCTCGACGGCTGAAGACGGGCTCGTGTTCGGCGGCATGTTGCTCGCGCTGTTCGTGCCGCTCCTCTTTCTGGTGTTGATGGTGGGCTTCCTGATGCTGGCCGGCTGGGCGTTGCCGCGGCTCTGGCGTGGGGTCCAGGGCGGTTTTCGCGGCATGGCGACGCACATGGTGTCGCGCTTTGCCAGGAGCAGGCACGATTGA